The Geothrix oryzae DNA window CGTCGCCGTAGGAGGCGATGAAGTCGGGGTCGGGGATGAGCTTGCTGGTGGCACCCTCCCAGATGCTCCAGGCCTTGGCCGCCGGCAGGTTCAGGGCGGGATCCTCGCTCAGCAGGCGCTTGGCGTAGGCCCGCAGGAAGTCGCCCCGCTCGGCAGCGGGGATGGCGTCGCGGTAGGGTTCCCAGGCGTCGGGGAACACGCGGCTGGCCCCCTCCTGGTAGAGCCAGTCCACCTCGCGCTGGCGCAGCAGGAACACGCCGCGGAGGATCAGCTCCGTCACGCGCTGCGGGTGGGCTTCCGCATAGGCGAGGCCCAGCGTGGCGCCCCAGGAGCCGCCGAAGACCATCCAGCGCTCGAGGTCCAGGTGCTCGCGGATGCGCTCGATGTCGGCCACCAGGTCCCAGGTGCCGTTTTCGCGGACCTCGGCGTAGGGGGTGCTCTGGCCGCAGCCCCGCTGGTCGAAGAGGACGATGCGGTACTTGGCGGGATCGAAGTAGCGGCGGTGCTTCGGACTGGTGCCACCGCCGGGGCCCCCGTGGAGGAAGATCACGGGTTTGCCCTGCGGGTTCCCGCTCTCCTCGACATGGAGGTCGTGCAGCTCCGACACCTTCAGGCGGTGGGTCTTGTAGGGCTCGAGGGCCGGATAGAGCCAGCTGACGGGATCCTTGCGCAGGGACATGGCGGCTCCTAGACGAAGAACAAGGCCGCGGCGCCCACGAGGGCCAGCAGCGTCCCGAGGATCGCATGGCCGCCCACCTTCTCCTTGAAGACAAAGTGGGAGACCGGCAACAGGATCACGGGGGAGAGGGACATCAGGGTGGCCGCCACGCCCATGGGGGCCTTGGCGATGGCGACGAGCGAGAGCACCACGCCCAGCACGGGGCCCGTGAGGGCGCCGAGGCCGATGAAGGCCGTGGCGCGGCCATCCCGCAGGCTGCCCAGGCTGCCCCGCAGGCGGCCCGTGGCGCCGAAATAGAGCAGCAATGCCGCCAGACCCGCCGTCACCCGGATCAGATTGGCCGAGATGGGCGGAAAGCCGCCTGCAAGGCCGAACATGCTGAACACCAGGCCCACGGACTGCCCCAGGGCGCCGCCGATGCCCAGCAGGACGCCGCGCCACAGGTGGGGATGGGCCTCGTGGTCGCCATCGCCCCACACCACCCAGGCGATGCCGCCCAGGGTGAGGGCCATGGCCATGATCTTGGCGAGGCTCATGCTCTGCCCCAGGAACAGCCAGGCCAGGAGGGCGCTGAAGATCGGCGAGAGGGTCATGAGCAGCATGGCCAGCCGCGGCCCGATGAGCAGGAAGGCCTCGAAGAGCACCGCGTCGCCCAGGGCGAAGCCGATGAGCCCGGACAGGCCTAGCCAGCCCAGGCGGGCGGTCCCTGCTTGCATGGGAAAGAGGCTGCCATAGAGCGCCAGGTGCACCAGGACCAGCACCCCCCAGGCCATGAGCAGGCGCCCCAGGTTGACCGAGGCCGAGCCCACCCGGCGCCCGGCCACGGTGAAGCATACGGAGTTCAGCGACCAGCAGAGCGAGGTGAGGAGGGCGGCGCCTTCGCCGAGGTAAAGCACGGGGACTCCATGGGGTTCCCCGGGCGACGGGTCACTCGCCTCATGATACGAGGTAGGGGTCTGTTTTCAAATTCCACCGCACCGCGACGAAGGCCATCCGGGATGCCCCGCAAGGAAGGGCCCGCAGGGCGATGGGGTTCATCGTTCAAGGGCCCTGACGCCGCGGGGCGCCCGGATGGCCTCGTCCCGAAGGGCTGGGTGGGCAGCTGTCGCGATGCTGCGTCAGGCTCCTCGACCTTGGAACCACCAGGGCCTTCGTCGCCTTCCTTGCCTCGCTCGGCTGCCCGCCCAGCGCGGCGTCGCGGAATTTGAAAACAAACCCTAGACAAACATCTGGAGGATGCCATTGCTCAGGAGCATCCCGCGGGGGCTGAGGCGCACCTGATCCCCCTCCCAGACCACGAGTCCTTCTTTGGCCAGGTCGTGCAGCCTCGCTTCCCACCCGTCGCAGAGGGGCTGCAGGTGACGAGCATCGGCTTCGCTTCGGAGCGCACCCCAGGCCACGCCCCGGTGCAGGCGCAGCCCCAGCAGGGGGGTTTCCGCCAGGATCTCGGCGGCATCCAGCTCCTGGAGATCGAGGGCGCCGCGCCCGTCGGCCCAGGCCGGAATCACGGCGGATTCGGTCCAGCGGAAGGCGCCCAGCTGGGAGGCGGCGCTGGGACCCAGGCCCAGGTAGGGCCGGCGCTCCCAGTAGCGGGTGTTGTGGATGGACTCCGCACCGGGCCGGGCGTAGTTGCTGATCTCGTACGGCGCGAGGCCCAGGCGGGGCAGGACCTCCTGGAGGGCCTCGAACACATCGGCGACCTCGTCCTCGGAGGGGAGCGAAAGCCGCCCCGCATCGATGTCGGCGCGGAGGGGGCAGGCCTTGTCCAGGTCCAGCAGGTAGATGCTGAGGTGGTCGATGCCCGTGGCGGCGAGCACCCGGGCGTCCTCGACCACCTTGGCCAGCGACTGGCCGGGGATGCCCACCATGAGGTCGGCGCTGCGGCGGCGGAATCCGGCCCGGCCCGCCAGGTCCAGGGCCTCCAGGGCCTGGGCCTCGCCGTGGATGCGCCCCAGCCTGCCAAGCAGCCCATCGTCCAGGGCCTGCACGCCGAGGCTGACGCGATCCCAGCCCAACCCCCGCGCCTGCTGGAGCCAGGCCAGGTCCACGGTGCCGGGATTGGCCTCGAAGGTGGCCTCGCGCAGGGGCGACAGATCGAAGGCCTCCCGCACGGCGGCGGTGAGTTCCGTCAGTTCCGCCGGCGTCAGCAGCGACGGCGTGCCGCCGCCCAGGTACAGGGTGTCCACCCGGGGGCTGCCGAGGGCCTCGCCCCAGGCCCGGACCTGCGAGATCAGCCGGCGGACCGTCGCAGGTTGGAGCTCGCGGTCCCGGGTGGTGGCGAAGGAACAGTAGGTGCAGCGGTCCAGGCAGAAGGGGATGTGTAGGTAGAGCCCGAGGGGCTCCGCCTGGGCGGCGGATCTGAGCGCCGGAAGCCGCTCCGCCAGGACGGGCGGAAGGTCAGGGCTCAACCATCACCCGCTTCATGACCTCCCGGAGGGTCCGGACTTCCTCCGGGAAGCGCCAGGGGGCCTTCGTGGGTTCGGCGGCCTGTTCCAGGGCCAGGTAGCGCTGCTGGAGCAGGGTCCGGTGCTCGGGGCGCAGGGTCCGGCCCGTGCCCATGTGGAGTTCGAGCAGCTCGAGGTTCTGCCGCAGGCGGACGGACTGGGGGTGGTAGAGGAAGGTGCCCACGAGCAGGTGCCCGAAGGCCAGTCCCAGGACCAGGAAGCCGCCCACCAGGGGGATCCGGAGGTCGGCGCGCAGTCCCAGGGCCAGCCACCAGCCCATGAGGCCCATGAGCAGCAGGGACAGGACGGGGAGCACCGGCATGGCCCAGAGCCCGTTGCCCCACAGGCAGTCGTGGATGAGGGAAT harbors:
- a CDS encoding coproporphyrinogen-III oxidase family protein, translating into MSPDLPPVLAERLPALRSAAQAEPLGLYLHIPFCLDRCTYCSFATTRDRELQPATVRRLISQVRAWGEALGSPRVDTLYLGGGTPSLLTPAELTELTAAVREAFDLSPLREATFEANPGTVDLAWLQQARGLGWDRVSLGVQALDDGLLGRLGRIHGEAQALEALDLAGRAGFRRRSADLMVGIPGQSLAKVVEDARVLAATGIDHLSIYLLDLDKACPLRADIDAGRLSLPSEDEVADVFEALQEVLPRLGLAPYEISNYARPGAESIHNTRYWERRPYLGLGPSAASQLGAFRWTESAVIPAWADGRGALDLQELDAAEILAETPLLGLRLHRGVAWGALRSEADARHLQPLCDGWEARLHDLAKEGLVVWEGDQVRLSPRGMLLSNGILQMFV
- a CDS encoding DMT family transporter; the protein is MLYLGEGAALLTSLCWSLNSVCFTVAGRRVGSASVNLGRLLMAWGVLVLVHLALYGSLFPMQAGTARLGWLGLSGLIGFALGDAVLFEAFLLIGPRLAMLLMTLSPIFSALLAWLFLGQSMSLAKIMAMALTLGGIAWVVWGDGDHEAHPHLWRGVLLGIGGALGQSVGLVFSMFGLAGGFPPISANLIRVTAGLAALLLYFGATGRLRGSLGSLRDGRATAFIGLGALTGPVLGVVLSLVAIAKAPMGVAATLMSLSPVILLPVSHFVFKEKVGGHAILGTLLALVGAAALFFV
- the pip gene encoding prolyl aminopeptidase gives rise to the protein MSLRKDPVSWLYPALEPYKTHRLKVSELHDLHVEESGNPQGKPVIFLHGGPGGGTSPKHRRYFDPAKYRIVLFDQRGCGQSTPYAEVRENGTWDLVADIERIREHLDLERWMVFGGSWGATLGLAYAEAHPQRVTELILRGVFLLRQREVDWLYQEGASRVFPDAWEPYRDAIPAAERGDFLRAYAKRLLSEDPALNLPAAKAWSIWEGATSKLIPDPDFIASYGDEATTLAFARIECHYFLNKGWMEEGQLLRDATRLKGIPGAIIQGRYDMVCPIESAWALSQAWPEADLVIVPDAGHSAYEPGISRALVAATDRFAG
- a CDS encoding DUF4124 domain-containing protein, translated to MNAAAGLLLLVLLGQQPRTYYWRDAAGQTHITNTPPPADAEILDPPPPPSVETGKPGARVVPIRQSDSRGGREPVVLNPAQQQAWSTLDAHLAKARSEGDRRTLEAVADSLIHDCLWGNGLWAMPVLPVLSLLLMGLMGWWLALGLRADLRIPLVGGFLVLGLAFGHLLVGTFLYHPQSVRLRQNLELLELHMGTGRTLRPEHRTLLQQRYLALEQAAEPTKAPWRFPEEVRTLREVMKRVMVEP